In the uncultured Methanobacterium sp. genome, one interval contains:
- a CDS encoding transposase produces the protein MISEIYYSPVYSGVSKQLNLLDFNFKNSKIQCLKSVLNKNSELKENKLVKFIERTYYYVKIAINKYSNAFSNHLYSQHALFTILAMKIYTKSTYREIIDFIDVSDVIKRYLRIKKVPHFTTIQKFFKRLPSEQIREINHLILSLNDIKADIIALDGSGFTNDYADKYYAKIRQKERKSYIKNHLTIDVKTRLILYYQTSRGPKYDTQFAKPALRQIKKYKPDYIVADKAYDTEPIRKCINEELKAFDQIPLKNRAKKGQYRLKSPTIFRNKIYAKRNNIESIFSTIKRKFNGTNHSRSTKLSNKETKLKNTIYNIYRTTQIN, from the coding sequence ATGATTAGCGAAATCTATTATTCCCCTGTTTATAGTGGAGTTTCAAAGCAATTAAATCTTTTGGATTTTAATTTTAAAAATTCTAAAATTCAATGTTTAAAAAGTGTTTTAAACAAGAATAGTGAATTAAAAGAAAATAAACTGGTGAAATTCATCGAAAGAACGTATTATTATGTTAAAATAGCGATAAATAAGTATTCTAATGCTTTTTCAAATCATTTATATTCACAACATGCTTTATTCACGATATTGGCAATGAAAATTTACACAAAATCAACATATCGTGAAATAATTGATTTTATTGATGTTTCAGACGTAATTAAGAGATATTTGAGAATAAAAAAGGTTCCGCACTTTACAACGATCCAAAAATTTTTTAAAAGACTACCTTCAGAACAAATTAGAGAAATTAACCATTTAATATTATCATTAAACGATATTAAAGCAGATATAATAGCATTGGACGGCTCTGGTTTTACTAATGATTATGCAGACAAGTATTATGCAAAAATACGGCAAAAAGAAAGAAAAAGCTACATAAAAAACCATTTAACAATAGACGTAAAAACACGCCTTATTTTATATTATCAAACATCACGTGGACCAAAATACGACACACAATTTGCAAAACCTGCATTAAGACAAATCAAAAAGTATAAACCAGATTACATAGTAGCAGACAAAGCATATGACACAGAACCAATAAGAAAATGCATAAATGAAGAACTCAAAGCATTTGACCAAATACCACTCAAAAACAGAGCAAAAAAAGGACAATACAGACTAAAAAGCCCAACAATATTCCGAAACAAAATATACGCAAAAAGAAACAATATAGAAAGCATATTTTCAACAATAAAAAGAAAATTCAACGGCACAAACCACAGCAGAAGCACAAAACTATCAAACAAAGAAACCAAACTCAAAAACACAATATACAACATCTACAGAACAACACAAATCAACTAA
- a CDS encoding HXXEE domain-containing protein, with product MEDYNIIWKGGIAFIGPMLLVLLACFKYTDPSFTWLAFLFWALLPLLMIHETEEYVIRVNGGITEGGFQEYFNTKTFARLNPPRPDYPLTNGYELFTNAFAWFFAIISALTIYITPWVGIGFIVFLFIMNGIMHTAIFQFTEKGANPGFYTTWLILNPYSVVILFYAYTTNAFTTLDYIVGIIFGFLVFLAFLLTTRSKLKSFELSQEPGESKK from the coding sequence ATGGAAGATTATAATATAATATGGAAGGGGGGCATTGCTTTTATAGGTCCTATGTTATTGGTGCTTTTAGCATGCTTTAAATATACGGATCCTAGTTTCACATGGTTGGCATTCTTATTTTGGGCATTATTGCCATTGCTTATGATCCATGAAACCGAAGAATATGTTATTAGAGTTAATGGAGGAATTACTGAAGGTGGATTTCAAGAATATTTCAATACAAAGACTTTCGCTAGATTAAATCCTCCACGACCGGATTATCCTCTAACTAACGGATATGAATTATTTACTAATGCGTTTGCATGGTTCTTTGCTATAATCAGTGCATTGACAATATACATAACACCATGGGTTGGAATAGGTTTCATCGTATTCCTTTTCATAATGAACGGAATTATGCACACTGCAATATTCCAATTTACAGAGAAAGGAGCTAATCCTGGCTTTTATACTACTTGGTTAATCTTAAACCCTTATTCAGTGGTAATACTATTCTATGCATACACAACCAATGCCTTTACTACATTGGATTATATCGTGGGCATTATATTCGGATTCCTCGTTTTCCTTGCATTTCTTTTAACCACAAGAAGCAAACTTAAGTCTTTTGAGCTATCACAAGAACCCGGAGAATCAAAAAAATAA
- a CDS encoding DUF488 family protein: protein MGVLKNESFNEGSKMIQIKRAYQETNENDGFRILIDRLWPRGVSKEKLKIDLWIKEIAPSSELRRSFGHDPNKWEDFEVKYLDELEEKSELLSQIKKLEEKQGKLTLIYAAKDEEHNNAVVLLKLLDTHK, encoded by the coding sequence ATGGGGGTTCTAAAAAATGAGAGTTTTAATGAGGGTTCTAAAATGATCCAGATTAAAAGAGCTTACCAGGAAACTAATGAAAACGATGGATTTAGGATATTAATTGATCGCCTATGGCCCCGAGGAGTTAGTAAGGAAAAACTGAAAATAGATTTATGGATTAAGGAAATAGCACCATCCAGTGAACTTCGAAGATCATTTGGACACGATCCTAATAAATGGGAAGATTTCGAGGTTAAATACCTGGATGAACTGGAAGAAAAAAGTGAATTATTATCCCAGATCAAAAAATTAGAAGAAAAACAGGGGAAATTAACTCTTATTTATGCAGCCAAAGATGAAGAACACAACAATGCAGTGGTCCTATTAAAATTACTTGATACTCATAAATAG
- a CDS encoding response regulator — MQVELTKSIEILLVEDNPGDIRLIQEVFKDAKIHNKMQVAFDGEKAMELLRNGSEQSRASRPDLILLDLNLPRKDGREVLKEIKEDDKLKSIPVLILTTSTAEEDLIEAYKHNANCYITKPFDLDHFIKVVKTIEDFWLNSVKLPSNN; from the coding sequence ATGCAAGTTGAGCTAACAAAGTCCATTGAAATATTACTAGTGGAAGACAACCCGGGGGATATTCGTTTAATTCAAGAAGTTTTTAAAGATGCTAAAATTCATAACAAGATGCAGGTGGCGTTTGATGGTGAAAAAGCTATGGAATTACTCCGGAATGGAAGTGAACAGTCTCGGGCTTCTCGTCCAGATCTGATATTACTAGATTTAAATTTACCTCGGAAGGATGGAAGAGAAGTTTTAAAAGAAATTAAAGAAGATGATAAGCTTAAATCTATTCCAGTATTAATTTTAACCACATCCACTGCTGAAGAGGACCTTATCGAAGCTTATAAACATAATGCTAATTGTTACATTACTAAACCCTTTGATCTGGATCACTTCATTAAAGTGGTTAAAACCATAGAAGATTTCTGGCTTAACAGTGTAAAACTACCGTCTAATAACTAA